The Solanum pennellii chromosome 7, SPENNV200 DNA segment tgggaaaattgaaaaacgttttctaaaaatattttcttccataCCAAGCACACCCTTAGTAGTGCTTCTGGCTTAAGGAAATTTGATCTCCTTGATGGAACTTGGAAAATTAGGGTCCCTGGGGAAGAGGGTGGAAGAAATATGTGCAACCACAACATGAAGGAAACAAACTGTCACCAATTCACCATTTAAGTAAAAGTAAAGAGAAATATTCGGGACTGAACACGATTTACTGACcaatatttttagaataaaaaatttcaaatggGCAGGGGAGAGAGAGTTTACCGATGCACATATTCAGTTGCCTCTCCTGGAGGATCATACTGTATAATACACCTAACTTTTGGGAAGTCCAAGCCCCTAGCAGCAACATCAGTGGATAGCAGAAGTGCTGATTTTTCTGTTTTAAAAGCATGGAATGTAGTTCTTCTGTCTTCGTGATTCATATTCCCATGTAACCGAAGTGTGTTGCATTTCAGAAACAGTTGTTTGACATCTGTATCTGATTGCTGACGAGAGAGCCACTGAAATCCACTCAccaatgaataatgaaaatctACAGCATCACATGTTGAAAAGAACACCACAACCTGTACCGTGTAAAATTGCATATTGGTAATATGCTCAACTTCTGATTATAAATAGCTTGATGGCAGTGAACGATTCATCTACCATTTTTACAAATCAAAATTGCTTGTTTGGCAGAATTGCTTTACCTTCTGGGAAGGTTCCTTCTCAAACAGATGTTTTAGAATTGCAAGAAGCACTACAAGCCGTGAACCACAGGGGACTGAAAATAAGATACCATAAGAATATTATGATCATACAGCAAGTGATCAGGGTGATACATGAATAAATAGTTTTTCAATAAGTCGTAAATGAATACTTCCTAATCATACCTTTAATATATCTCTGAAGTAGCTGAGTCGGAAGCTTATATTCTTCAGTTGAAGAGCTCAGTAGTTTGCCATCTTTTCCTAATATATCATTCCCATTAAATTCCATTGGTTTGACGTCTTGATGAGTTAATTGTAGCTCTATTTTCTTGTCAAGCCCAACCATCACGGGGTTATCTAAACTAATTTCCGCGAGATGATTTACTTTCTCGTTTAATGTAGCAGATAACAACACATTTTGCCTCTGAACCTCAGAAATCTGTGAAGTTGTGTTACCCTTGCCAAcagatttttgttgttttgagCCCAGAATATTAAGTATGTCTTCAATCTCTTTACCATATCCAAGCTCCAGAATTCTATAAAGCATATATGCAAATTGAGGGGTTAAGACATGAATTTAGTCGAAGAGCATGTTCATTAAAAGATAGAACATAAATATACCTGTCTGCTTCATCAAAAATTATCCAGCGCAGGTTTGTGTGCAAGAATGATGATgtattttttaggtgatccaaAAGCCGTCCAGGAGTTGCAACAAGAATAGATATACCTAGAATGAGCACTATGATGAGGCTTTTGAAATGCTTCCAAACACAGAAGAGGAAAACTCTCCAGGAGTATTAAGACAGACAACTCTGATCAATATTATACACCATACAGCAAGACCACCAAAGGCACACAACAGAAAAGTTCAAGTGACTTGCATGAGGAAGGAGATGAATGAGACTGTTTGATCCACAAAAGCAAAAAGAGAATAGCATAGCTGTATGGACCTAAAGTAAAAGAACTAGGATAGAGAAAATACATCTATATATGAGGGTCAGATAATTAAAACCACCAGTTCACAAAAAGGAAAACTTGAGATACATGATGCTCAAAATACCTTGTAAAACTGTTTTCAAATGGATTTATAATGGACTTGGACTATTCCACTCTTTTCCAAATTAACCTGGAGACTATACATGATACAATCCCGAGTGTAGCTTCTGAGTACAGTAGCACTGGAATTTCTGGAATCAGAAGCTTTGCAGGGGTGCTCATAATGACTAGTAACCACCATTCCCATTCTTCACATCTTTGACCTTCATGAGTCATAGTCTGTACACCAGCAAATTCCTTCTCCCCTATGGTTAATTTGCTAAAAAAATTCCTGAGAGGCATCAAACGCATCGAAGTCGCATTCATCAAGCCACTTGTGCTTCCAAAATATCAGTTTTAGAGTGAAACACACGCAATTTGTTCTGAACAAGACCCGTTCAAAACAACAAAGAAAGCCACCATAAAACCATGATAAAAAGGAAGGTGTGGGAGCATCGTAAGGAGAAGAGAGAACCATGGGTGCTTCTGAATGTTCAATCCAAAACTAAATATCATGCTTGAAGTTTGAACTATTATAAACCAACTTCAAAATTCCTAAACAATTTAAGTACATTGCATATATCTGACATCCGTGGGTGCCCTTACATGCAACCTAACTTACGGTTTACAAGTGAGCTGAAACTCTTTCTATTTTCCATCCCATCTTTTGTATACTTGATTAGTTTTTGAGGTGCCTAAAGCGGCAAACAAGCTAAAATGTGAGGTGGAAGAAACATAGTGGCTCGACAGGCTAAGTATTTGATGTAGAGAGCATAGAGCAGCAAGAGTAGATAGCATTTGGCTTGGAGCACAGGAAGTAACTCATAGGGTGAAGGGAGGCCCTAGATCCAAGAGAGTAGCTCACAAGACTTACAAGCGAGAAAACAGAATTGTAAAATTTGGCACTACCAAGTaccatatgaaaaaatataaatatccaaTAAAACTTAAAAGAGATGACTACAGCAGTTTAGGACCATTGTAAATCCATCTGAAAACCTTATGCAATTGATAAGCAAAATATACATCTCAAAAAGTAGGTTTGAAATCTGGTGCTGATCAAAAAGGAAATCTTGGCACCATTTTCAGCATATGTAAGAAAATGGCTAGAACATACGCAACATAAAATAGCTTGCTACTTTAGCAAGCAATCTGCCTTTAAGTTATAAAAGTAACTCCGACGAACCAAAACTACCAGCATTTAGCATCTGAAGGGAAGACGTAAGAATGCAATGTACTGCCAACGCTATACAAAGCATTGAAAATGTTGAGAAACCCACCATTACTAAGTCTAACATATATATAGAATCTAATTTGGACAAAGTGACCaactaaattttattaattgtatTATTTAGTGGCTTAGTTGTTAGCTGTCCAAAAGCTAAGGCAAATAAAATCCCTTCTGAAAAATACACCGCTAATCCATCTTATGTTCTCTTATAAGTTCGTGTAAGGCTGAGGGAATTAAGGGACCAACAGGAGGCTGAAAAGCTGTAGTGCCCTAGCGCTAGCAAGTTAGCAACAGACTAGGAGACATTACCTACTTTCATTTACAAGGACAAGAAATAAAAGGGAACAAAATGCACCTACCTTTTCGCAATCTAGCTTTCTCTTTGTTCCTGCTTTCCCCTCCCATAATATATCCAGGAACAATCCAGTGAAAACGATGCAACAACTTCTGCAAGATCTCATATACCTGCATGCATAATTCATGCGTTGGCACAAGAACCAACGCTATCCACAAATATATCAGTTACCCCGAATTAAATCACCCAAGAGAAATTAAACTTAAGTAGCTGATTTTCTTACACCTATTATCAAGACAAGCACTTTCTTTAACCAAAATACCATCACAGCTATTCTAATAATGACAATCGACaaccatattttcatttttcaaattcgATAAAAAACTAGtttttatttgtcttcttaACCTCATAATTGGAATTATATCTCTGGTGACCTGTCGGGAACACTTTCAGTTACAGAAAAAATACCACAAGATGATTATACTTCAGGTAACAACCACGGATAGTACATTATTAGATAGAAGCCTTTCCTCAACCGGGATTCTGAAACAATCAAAAATCTAAGGAAATGGATAGCAAGCAGATATAACACGTACCAAAAGTACCATCAGACCGCTGAATCCTGGGATCACACTTTTGCAACTGATGAATTACTGGAGCCAAATAAGCCACAGTTTTCCCCGTTCCGGTAGCCGCATTCACTAGCCTATCACCATTCGTTAACAATAATCCAAAAATCAATTCAGATATTAACAAGCACAAAACTTGAAATTGaacataaatacatatatcaTCGAAGGGTAGAGAAATTACACATGTCGACCAGAGAGTATAACAGGAATTGCTTGAGCTTGAACAAGAGTTGGAGCCTCGAATCCAAGCCTCTCTGATATcaaatttacattaaaatttaaatcaataaaCTAGTTAAGCTTTTTTCTTCTGAAACTTGACATGAAATTATTAGAAAATTGCAGGTTATGTAAGACAAAACCTTTGAGCTGGTCGCATAAGGTAGTGTGAAGACCGAGACTTTCGAAAGTGCAAGAAGCGAAAACCTCAGAGTTGCCGGTTGAGCTGTTGTCAGTATTTTGCTTTTTCCTCTTGTTAAGGTTTAGCTCCATTGTTTCTTCACTTCAGCTTGTCAATTGGGAGTAGGGTTTAAGTATTCAACTGAAAAGAGAACTGtcaatttttttgacaaaaatagtCCTCATATTTGAGTATGAATTAAACATAATCCCTTAGTTTTAactatgagaaaaaaataagtgGGAGCTTACATATATAGAGGTAATTTCTGTTATTTTGGATTTATTAATAGAGTGTGTAACTTTTGGTATGACAAATGGGACTGTCAATTTGTAtctaaaaaataggaaaagactcaaatatgttATCGAAAAAGGtttatttatgtcattaattaaaagtttgatttatttatgtcattatcGTTACAGAAATTCatgctattattttttaattatggtTTTGCAAAACTATTTTTGATACGTagccaattataattcggccacgtcgtcaatgtttttaattaaaaaaatcataattttttttaaaaaaattgaattaattttaaagttatttatgTTGTTGTATCAGGTATTGCTGCACCTGCTATCTAAGTGCTGCATCAATAGTCGCATAAATAGGAAGACTTCCATACTtgcaaaggtaattgggatcaAATGTATGACATATGTGGAGAACAATCGTGCATACAATTGATCCATACGGCAAGAATAACAAGTGCCATCACTTTTAtccttaagaaaataaattttcttacaTTTATTGACGATGTGAGagaatatatcatatatttcacTTTAATTTTACTATTAGAGGAAAGATATAAAGTAACACATGAAGTTgtctcaaaatttcaaaaagacacCTAAACTATGCAAGTGTCCAATTACCTCCTAAACAATCCTGAactgatattattacatcattttttatcTATCTGGCATGGAGAGTGTATGCACTCTCTTAGAAAGcgtgaacaaataaaaaaaaacgaatataattttatttttacaagaattttactataaaatatatatttttatttttcttattattttaattttttctccttattatttttttctttttctttcttccttcttcttcaaaaattcattttgatCTTCATCAACTTATCACTTTCAATGTCACTTTTTACCACAACTCCATCTCTCTTTTATCCTACTATTAGTTTAACTctcttcaaatttaaattatatctagatattttaatacatttcgAACAATGTGATAAAcccattagatttcaagatgattagtagacattatttagttttttatccaaattctaattaaactttttcaattttcgGAGAATTCTTATgctttcaaaattatcatttctagttttgaatttatatggaaatgagataaattaaatgatgataccttcaaaattttaatctttcttagaaaattaattagtttatttatcaataactcaacaaagtctagaaaatagtataattttggaaagtaagaaatttgaccaaataagaagaagaaaagagaaaaaaaatggaggggCTCAACTTGATAAGGGTGTTGGGTTAGGTGAGGATGAGAAGAATAAGAAAGAACGAAAGAAAATGGAGGGAGCTTGAAAGTTGGGGTTgaagatgaattaaaaattgaaatgaaattaaaaaaaaactaaaataagtcaaaaagtaaaagaaagaaataaagaaaaacttaaaatgaaaaaaaaaatatttcaaactgAATTAACACGTGTCACACAATGATTGGTGTGTGATTACACTTGCAGTTTAAAATCTGAGATTGATccgaaaatgatgtaataatatatgttcGAAATAGTTTAAGGGTGCAATAGGATATCTGCATAGTTAGGTTGTCTTTTTGAAATTTCGAGATAACTTCAGGTGTCACTTTATATCTTTTCTCTTTACTATTATCCAAACTATCATACCAAAAAATTATTCGTGTAAACTAAgactattattataaattttatttcagacataaacaaataaattgcaAAACATCAAGAAGAATGAAAATATAGACACTACtattaagaagaaaacaattcctgaaaaatataaagaacgCTAGCGATGTCataataagattttatttttaaaaaaatgaaaataaaatttgaaaaaatgttcaacaaataattttgtaaatagAACACTATGATATAGTCAGtttcaaaatgtattttttaaaaatataaatagtaataatttaGACAAATTAAAAAGTAGTCACCACTCTCATATACTATAGTTTATGAGtcattatctttttttgttATCCGACTGTTTGTATTATCAATTCTAAGGGCCCGTTGGCCATAGATTTTCCAAATGATATTTGGGAAAAAACTTGATAAATAGTGTTTGTCTATACACTTGTCAttatttagtaaatatttttggcaaatatctcaaattttcaaatactaattttttctagtatttggatcaaatcttattatttgagatctttcaaaaatagaaattttaccTCAAACTTTTATCATTTACAAAAACACCTCTATAGTTGTTGCTTACgttgtattatataattttttacgttAATTCCAAATTAATGTTGAAATACTCGGTGAATGTCAAATGATGATATggttattgatgaaaatgatgaacaatcgGCTCAAGATAACAAAGTCATGTGTTTTGTATACTTTACGATGTATGAAATGATGCTTGTTGTACTCACTCCAAATTACCACATTGCTCTAGTGTCATGTACactatttattattgttgtaacaaagatccaattgacttgtaatacaaacttatggtTAGTTTTGATATTGGCAGAATAGTCTGGTGAACCCTTGTACTTGTATCGGATTGTATTATGGACTCTTCTACTTAGCTTTTTGTTATCTGGACTCCTGAACTTaacaaaaatgagatttttaaatCCCTCTGACCATGTGTGTATTTCACTCTCTTACATAGATGACATGTTATATCCATGTCATATTCATTAATGCCAAGTCATAATTTTcttcatgataaatttttaattattagtaaaaatattaaataaaagacaaatttaaaaaaatatattttatcaaataaaataaaattattatttttgtacacCTTTCCTCCACCTTCCCTAACCCACCATCGCTGTCAAACTCCACCATCTCCATatcc contains these protein-coding regions:
- the LOC107024148 gene encoding DEAD-box ATP-dependent RNA helicase 17 yields the protein MELNLNKRKKQNTDNSSTGNSEVFASCTFESLGLHTTLCDQLKERLGFEAPTLVQAQAIPVILSGRHVLVNAATGTGKTVAYLAPVIHQLQKCDPRIQRSDGTFALVLVPTHELCMQVYEILQKLLHRFHWIVPGYIMGGESRNKEKARLRKGISILVATPGRLLDHLKNTSSFLHTNLRWIIFDEADRILELGYGKEIEDILNILGSKQQKSVGKGNTTSQISEVQRQNVLLSATLNEKVNHLAEISLDNPVMVGLDKKIELQLTHQDVKPMEFNGNDILGKDGKLLSSSTEEYKLPTQLLQRYIKVPCGSRLVVLLAILKHLFEKEPSQKVVVFFSTCDAVDFHYSLVSGFQWLSRQQSDTDVKQLFLKCNTLRLHGNMNHEDRRTTFHAFKTEKSALLLSTDVAARGLDFPKVRCIIQYDPPGEATEYVHRVGRTARIGEKGDSLLFLQPIETDYLPGLEKHGVTLTEYPLQKLLDSFPLFGIRFHPKNFVSVDTHPWVVSLQKALESFTSSELKMKKMAQNAFCSWVRAYTAHRGELKGIFMVKKLHLGHVARSFALKEQPSLVNKSLQKQTKKRMRDQKQTNVSKKRKVGKR